In one Sander lucioperca isolate FBNREF2018 chromosome 7, SLUC_FBN_1.2, whole genome shotgun sequence genomic region, the following are encoded:
- the LOC116038383 gene encoding filamin-C isoform X2, which produces MMSNNYSDEQLPPQYYQATDFGEEEDDDEMPATEKDLAEDAPWKKIQQNTFTRWCNEHLKCVNKAVTDLQRDFTDGLKLISLLEVLSQKKMYRKYHTRPNFRQMKLENVSVALEFLDREHIKLVSIDSKAIVDGNLKLILGLIWTLILHYSISMPMWDDEDDEETKKLTPKQRLLGWIQNKVPQLPINNFNRDWRDGKALGALVDNCAPGLCPDWAEWDPNQPVQNAKEAMQQADDWLGVPQVIAPEEIVDPDVDEHSVMTYLSQFPKAKLKPGAPLRPKQLFPNKAKAYGPGIEPHGNKVLQPAMFTVETLEAGSGEVLVYVEDPEGHKEEAKVKPNKDKSRSYTVTYVPKVEGVHKVKVLFAGQDIDKSPYTVNVAKDMGDPSKVHARGPGLDPTGNVANKPTYFDIYTAGAGNGDVSVVIVDPQGKKDTVELILENKGDSVFRCTYRPMLEGPHTIHILFAGQEIPRSPFTVNVAEAMNPNACRATGRGLQPKGVRVKEVADFRVFTKGAGSGSLSVLVKGPTGAEEQVKVRDAGNGVYECEYYPLKPGKYTVSITWGGQPIPRSPFEVEVGEEAGFQKVRAWGPGLKTGMVGKSADFVVEAIGTEVGTLGFSIEGPSQAKIECDDKGDGSCDVRYWPTEAGDYAVHVICDDEDIKDSPFMAHILPAANDVFPEKVKAYGPGLQPTGVVVNKPTEFTIDARMAGKGHLKIYAQDAEGCTIKIKITDKGDGTFLCVYTPVKSIKHTIIITWGDVNVPNSPFRVLVGEGCHPDKVKVYGPGVEKTGLKANEPTYFTVDCGEAGQGDISIGIKCAPGVVGPAEADIEFDIIKNDNDTFTVKYTPPGAGRYTIMVLFADQEIPISPFRVKVDPSHDAGKVRAEGPGLNKTGVEVGTPTHFTIYTKGAGKAKPEVHFAASGPGEAVRDFEIIDNHDYSYTVKYTALQQGNMVISVSHGGDPIPKSPFHITVAPALDIGKVKVEGLDTKVEVGKDQEFTVNTKGAGGQGNVGVKMTSPSGRPIPCKLESDKAKGTHCVKYIPPEEGQYKVDVSYDGNPVMGSPFGVEAVMPADPSKVRAFGPGLKGGIVGKPAPFTIDTKGAGAGGLGLTVEGPCEAKIECQDNGDGTCSVFYLPTEPGEYAINILFAEQHIPGSPFKAAVRSALDPSKVTASGPGLEKAKAGEPATFTVDCTRAGDAELTIEIVSETGTKAEVHIQKTAEGTFSVTYIPPFHGTHTITIKYGGQMIPQFPKVLQVEPSVDTSGVHVYGPGVEPRGVLREVTTHFIVDARALNKVGGNHVKVHIISPSGTNTDTYVTDKGDGTYRVEYTAFEDGMHLIEVQYDDAPVPKSPFRVSVVEGCDPTRVRAYGPGLEGGITNKPNCFTVETRGAGTGGLGLTIEGASEAKISCKDNKDGSCSVEYIPFTTGDYDVNINYGGHPIPGSPFRVPVKDPVDPSKVKCSGPGLGTGVRAHVPQTFTADCTQAGQAPLDVKLYGPTGTVEPVGVKNNGDGTHTVHYTPAQDGPYTVAVKYADQEVPHSPFKVMSQPGHDASKVRASGPGLDTKGVSASLPVEFTIDARDAGEGLLTVQILDPEGKPKNATIQDNRDGTYTVSYVPDSTGPYTITIKYGGDEIPYSPYRIQSLPTGDASKCLLTVSIGGHGVSSLQKLQTSEDTVITVDAKAAGKGKVTCKVQTPQGMELDMDVVENRDGTFDIYYTAPEPGKYVITIRFGGQNIPKSPFHVVATNEPVVPRDTVDPLFRPVNFLVPFTPQQGEITGEVRMPSGKTARPHITDNKDGTITIKYQPTERGLHEMDIKYDCNHIPGSPLQFFVDAVNSGVVTAYGPGLSYGMVNKAATFTVVTKNAGEGGLSLAVEGPSKAEITCKDNKDGTCTVSYLPTAPGDYNIIVKFDNKHIPGSPFTAKITGDDAITRTSQLNVGTAADVSLKITETDLSSLTASIRAPSGNEEPCLLKRLPNRHLGISFTPKEVGEHEVSVRKNAAHVANSPFKIMVGQSEIGEASRVKAFGKGLVEAHTLEMAEFFVDTRNAGYGGLALSIEGPSKVDINCEDVEDGTCRVTYCPTEPGSYTVNIKFAEKHIPGSPFTVKVTGEGRMKESITRKRQASSIASVGSTCGLNLKIPGNWFQMVSAQERLTRTFTRSSHTYTRTERTEISKTRGGETKREVRVEESTQLGGGGSPFRDVFGDFLGRESLSSFAGITARPEVESGSQAMTAQVTSPSGKTVDADIVDGGSSTYSVRFIPSEMGPHTVNVKYRGQHVPGSPFQFTVGPMGEGGAHKVRAGGPGLERGVAGAPSEFSIWTREAGAGGLSIAVEGPSKAEISFEDRKDGSCGVSYIVKEPGDYEVSIKFNNEQIPDSPFIVPIATLSDEARRLTLTSLQEKDLKVNQEASFMLQRNGARGVVDAKIHTPAGSSEECYVTELDSDKSTIRFIPRENGVHSIDVKFNGCHIPGSPFNVRVGDPGLVGDPGMVTAHGPGLQGGTTGAPSEFVVNTCNAGSATLSVNIDGPSKVKMDCRECPEGYKITYTPMAPGNYLITIKYGGPQHIVGSPFKAKITGARLSGGHSLHETSSVLVETVTKTSKVGGAYSSSSSSSTTSTKLTSDASMVVCRGTGLSKAVVGQKNNFTVDCSKAGSNMLMVGVHGPHTPCEEVYVKHMGNKLYNVTYTVKDKGSYTVIVKWGDDNIPGSPYKVVVP; this is translated from the exons ATGATGAGCAATAACTACAGCGACGAGCAGCTGCCTCCACAGTATTACCAGGCCACCGACTTtggggaagaggaggacgaCGACGAGATGCCAGCCACGGAGAAGGACCTGGCCGAGGACGCGCCATGGAAGAAGATCCAGCAGAACACCTTCACCAGGTGGTGCAACGAGCACCTCAAGTGCGTCAACAAGGCCGTCACCGACCTGCAGAGGGATTTTACGGATGGGCTGAAACTAATTTCACTCCTGGAAGTTTTGAGCCAGAAGAAAATGTACAGAAAGTACCACACCAGACCCAACTTCCGTCAGATGAAACTGGAAAATGTGTCTGTGGCACTAGAGTTCCTGGACAGAGAGCATATCAAATTGGTCTCAATAG ATAGCAAAGCCATTGTGGATGGAAATCTAAAGCTGATCCTGGGTCTTATCTGGACTCTCATCCTCCACTACTCTATCTCCATGCCCATGTGGGACGACGAGGATGACGAGGAGACTAAGAAGCTGACCCCCAAACAGCGCCTGTTGGGCTGGATACAGAACAAGGTTCCCCAGCTGCCCATCAACAACTTCAACCGTGACTGGCGGGATGGCAAAGCCTTGGGAGCTCTGGTCGACAACTGTGCCCCCG GTTTGTGTCCTGATTGGGCTGAGTGGGACCCAAACCAGCCTGTGCAGAATGCCAAAGAAGCCATGCAACAGGCGGACGACTGGTTGGGTGTGCCTCAG GTGATTGCCCCTGAGGAGATTGTGGACCCAGATGTGGATGAGCACTCAGTGATGACCTACCTGTCTCAGTTCCCCAAGGCAAAACTGAAGCCCGGAGCTCCTCTCAGGCCCAAACAGCTTTTTCCAAACAAGGCCAAAGCCTATGGACCTG GTATTGAGCCTCACGGCAACAAGGTGCTGCAACCAGCTATGTTCACTGTGGAAACTCTAGAAGCTGGCAGTGGTGAGGTCCTAGTCTATGTGGAAGATCCTGAGGGACACAAAGAGGAG GCTAAGGTTAAACCCAACAAGGACAAAAGCAGATCCTACACTGTCACCTATGTTCCCAAAGTTGAGGGTGTTCACAAG GTGAAAGTGCTGTTTGCTGGTCAGGACATTGACAAGAGCCCCTACACAGTGAATGTAGCGAAGGATATGGGTGACCCCAGCAAAGTCCATGCCAGGGGACCAGGTCTGGATCCTACAGGCAATGTGGCTAACAAACCCACCTACTTTGACATCTACACAGCTG GTGCTGGTAATGGCGACGTCAGTGTGGTAATTGTCGATCCTCAGGGCAAAAAGGACACAGTGGAGCTCATCCTGGAGAATAAGGGTGACAGTGTTTTCCGTTGCACTTACCGTCCCATGCTGGAAGGGCCTCACACCATACACATACTGTTTGCAGGCCAGGAGATCCCAAGGAGCCCATTCACTGTCAATGTCGCAGAGG CAATGAACCCAAATGCCTGCAGAGCAACAGGCAGAGGCCTTCAGCCTAAAGGTGTGAGAGTAAAGGAGGTTGCAGACTTCAGGGTTTTCACCAAGGGAGCTGGCAGTGGATCATTGAGCGTCTTAGTCAAAGGACCAA CTGGAGCAGAGGAGCAAGTGAAAGTGCGAGATGCAGGAAACggtgtgtatgaatgtgaatATTACCCCCTTAAGCCCGGTAAATACACAGTCAGCATTACCTGGGGAGGCCAGCCCATCCCACGCAG CCCCTTCGAAGTGGAGGTGGGTGAGGAGGCAGGTTTTCAGAAGGTTAGGGCCTGGGGTCCTGGTCTGAAGACTGGCATGGTTGGAAAATCTGCTGACTTTGTGGTAGAGGCCATCGGCACTGAAGTTGGAACTCTCG GCTTCTCCATCGAAGGCCCATCACAGGCTAAAATTGAGTGTGATGATAAGGGCGATGGCTCCTGTGATGTGCGCTATTGGCCAACTGAGGCCGGTGACTATGCTGTCCACGTCATTTGTGATGACGAGGACATCAAGGACAGCCCCTTCATGGCCCACATCCTTCCTGCAGCCAATGACGTCTTCCCTGAGAAG GTGAAAGCATATGGTCCAGGCCTGCAGCCAACTGGAGTTGTTGTGAACAAACCAACTGAATTCACCATTGATGCCCGCATGGCTGGGAAGGGTCACCTCAAGATCTACGCACAG GACGCTGAAGGCTGCACCATTAAAATCAAGATCACTGACAAGGGAGACGgcacatttctgtgtgtgtacaccCCTGTCAAGTCCATTAAAcacaccatcatcatcacctgGGGGGATGTCAACGTTCCCAACAGCCCCTTCAGG GTGCTGGTTGGAGAGGGTTGTCATCCAGACAAAGTCAAGGTCTATGGGCCTGGAGTGGAGAAGACTGGGCTCAAAGCTAACGAGCCAACATACTTCACAGTGGACTGTGGGGAGGCTGGTCAAG GAGACATCAGCATTGGAATCAAGTGCGCCCCAGGGGTGGTTGGCCCTGCCGAGGCAGACATCGAATTTGACATCATCAAGAATGACAATGACACCTTCACTGTCAAGTACACTCCCCCCGGTGCAGGCCGATATACCATCATGGTGCTGTTTGCTGACCAG GAGATTCCCATCAGTCCATTCAGAGTCAAAGTGGATCCTTCCCATGATGCCGGTAAGGTGAGAGCAGAGGGCCCCGGACTTAACAAGACAG GAGTGGAGGTGGGCACTCCAACTCACTTCACCATCTACACAAAGGGAGCTGGCAAGGCCAAGCCTGAGGTGCATTTTGCAGCATCAGGTCCGGGAGAGGCAGTTCGTGACTTTGAGATCATCGATAACCACGATTACTCCTACACTGTCAAGTACACAGCTCTTCAACAG GGTAACATGGTGATTTCAGTCAGTCATGGAGGAGATCCCATTCCCAAGAGTCCCTTCCACATTACAGTGGCACCAGCTCTGGATATTGGAAAGGTGAAAGTGGAAGGATTAGACACCA AAGTTGAGGTTGGAAAGGATCAGGAGTTCACAGTTAACACAAAGGGCGCTGGTGGGCAGGGCAATGTGGGTGTGAAGATGACCTCACCCTCTGGCCGACCAATCCCATGCAAGTTGGAATCAGACAAAGCCAAAGGCACTCACTGTGTGAAGTATATTCCCCCAGAGGAGGGGCAGTACAAGGTTGATGTCAGCTATGATGGCAACCCGGTGATGGGAAGCCCCTTTGGGGTTGAAGCAGTGATGCCTGCTGATCCTTCAAAG GTGCGAGCCTTTGGCCCAGGCCTGAAGGGAGGCATTGTGGGTAAACCAGCTCCATTCACTATTGACACAAAGGGAGCTGGTGCAGGTGGGCTGGGCCTGACCGTGGAGGGTCCCTGCGAGGCGAAGATTGAGTGCCAAGACAATGGTGACGGCACATGCTCAGTGTTTTACCTTCCCACTGAGCCTGGGGAGTATGCCATCAATATCTTGTTTGCTGAACAGCACATCCCCGGCTCTCCCTTCAAAGCTGCAGTGCGCTCAGCCTTAGACCCCAGCAAGGTGACGGCCAGCGGGCCGGGCCTGGAGAAGGCCAAGGCAGGCGAACCGGCGACCTTCACTGTGGACTGCACCCGGGCAGGCGACGCTGAGCTCACCATTGAGATTGTGTCAGAGACCGGGACTAAAGCTGAAGTGCACATCCAGAAAACAGCAGAGGGGACCTTCTCTGTGACATACATCCCACCCTTCCATGGCACGCACACCATCACGATCAAGTATGGCGGCCAGATGATTCCCCAGTTTCCCAAAGTCCTGCAGGTCGAGCCCTCTGTGGACACCAGCGGGGTGCATGTCTATGGGCCAGGAGTGGAGCCCAGAG GGGTCCTCAGAGAAGTAACAACCCACTTCATTGTTGATGCTCGTGCCCTCAACAAGGTTGGAGGAAATCATGTGAAGGTTCACATTATCAGCCCCTCCGGCACCAACACAGACACCTACGTCACTGACAAGGGAGATGGCACCTACAGAGTGGAGTACACAGCATTCGAGGATG GAATGCATCTGATTGAGGTGCAGTATGACGATGCACCGGTGCCCAAGAGTCCCTTTAGAGTATCTGTGGTGGAGGGATGTGATCCGACCCGGGTCCGTGCCTATGGACCAGGTCTGGAGGGAGGGATTACCAACAAGCCCAACTGCTTCACTGTGGAGACCAG GGGTGCTGGTACAGGAGGCCTGGGCCTAACCATCGAGGGAGCCTCAGAGGCAAAAATATCCTGCAAGGACAATAAAGATGGCAGCTGCAGTGTGGAGTACATCCCTTTCACTACTGGAGACTATGACGTCAACATCAACTATGGAGGTCACCCAATCCCTGGTAGTCCGTTCCGTGTACCAGTGAAGGACCCTGTGGACCCCAGCAAGGTGAAGTGCTCAGGTCCAGGTCTGGGCACTGGAGTGAGAGCCCATGTTCCTCAGACTTTCACAGCAGACTGTACCCAAGCTGGACAGGCTCCACTGGATGTCAAACTCTACGGCCCAACAG GTACCGTAGAGCCAGTTGGTGTGAAGAACAACGGGGATGGCACCCACACAGTTCACTACACCCCAGCCCAGGATGGCCCTTACACTGTAGCTGTCAAATATGCAGATCAGGAAGTCCCACACAG TCCATTCAAGGTAATGTCTCAGCCTGGGCATGATGCCAGTAAGGTACGTGCCAGTGGCCCTGGTCTAGACACAAAAGGTGTGTCTGCAAGCCTGCCAGTTGAGTTCACCATTGATGCTCGTGATGCTGGGGAGGGACTGCTCACTGTGCAGATTCTG GACCCAGAGGGCAAGCCAAAGAATGCAACCATCCAGGACAACAGGGACGGCACCTACACTGTCTCCTATGTACCTGACTCTACAGGCCCTTACACGATCACCATTAAATATGGAGGAGATGAGATTCCTTACTCCCCATACCGCATCCAGTCCCTGCCCACAGGAGACGCCAGCAAATGTCTCCTCACAG TTTCTATTGGAGGACATGGCGTGT CAAGTCTTCAGAAGCTGCAGACCTCCGAGGATACAGTTATCACAGTGGATGCCAAGGCTGCTGGGAAAGGCAAGGTGACCTGTAaggtgcagaccccacaagggATGGAGCTGGATATGGATGTGGTGGAAAATCGGGATGGGACCTTTGACATTTACTACACAGCCCCTGAACCTGGAAAATATGTTATTACCATCCGCTTTGGGGGACAGAACATTCCTAAGAGCCCCTTCCATGTGGTG GCCACAAATGAGCCAGTTGTTCCCCGCGATACTGTGGATCCTCTCTTCCGTCCTGTTAACTTCCTTGTCCCCTTCACGCCACAGCAAGGAGAAATCACAG GTGAGGTGCGGATGCCTTCAGGCAAGACTGCCCGCCCGCATATCACTGACAATAAGGATGGCACCATCACAATAAAGTACCAGCCCACAGAGAGAGGTCTGCATGAGATGGACATCAAATATGACTGCAACCACATTCCAG GTAGCCCTCTGCAGTTCTTTGTGGATGCTGTAAACAGTGGAGTGGTGACTGCTTATGGTCCAGGTCTGAGTTACGGCATGGTCAACAAGGCTGCCACTTTCACTGTGGTCACCAAGAATGCAGGAGAAG gtggtctgtcACTGGCAGTGGAGGGACCCTCTAAGGCCGAGATCACCTGTAAGGACAACAAAGACGGTACCTGCACTGTGTCCTACCTGCCTACAGCTCCTGGAGACTACAACATCATTGTCAAGTTTGACAACAAGCACATTCCTGGCAGTCCCTTTACTGCTAAGATCACTG GGGATGACGCCATAACCAGGACATCACAGCTGAATGTCGGAACAGCGGCTGACGTGTCCCTGAAGATCACAGAGACTGATCTGAGCTCTCTGACTGCCAGTATCAGAGCACCATCGGGCAACGAGGAGCCCTGCCTGCTCAAGAGACTGCCCAACAGACACCTCG GTATTTCTTTCACCCCTAAGGAGGTCGGCGAGCATGAAGTGAGCGTGAGGAAAAATGCGGCACATGTGGCCAACAGCCCTTTTAAAATCATGGTTGGCCAGTCAGAGATTGGCGAGGCCAGCAGAGTGAAGGCTTTTGGTAAAGGCCTGGTGGAGGCACACACCTTAGAAATGGCTGAATTCTTTGTGGATACAAGGAACGCAG GTTATGGAGGTCTAGCATTGTCAATCGAGGGTCCGAGCAAAGTGGATATTAACTGTGAAGATGTGGAAGACGGGACGTGCAGAGTCACCTACTGTCCAACAGAACCTGGAAGTTACACTGTTAACATCAAGTTTGCTGAAAAACACATCCCAG GAAGTCCTTTCACAGTAAAGGTGACCGGAGAAGGAAGGATGAAGGAGAGTATTACTAGAAAGAGACAGGCGTCTTCTATTGCCTCAGTGGGCAGCACATGTGGCCTTAACCTCAAGATCCCAG GAAACTGGTTCCAGATGGTTTCAGCTCAGGAGAGGCTGACCAGGACATTCACCCGCAGCAGCCACACCTACACCCGCACTGAGCGCACTGAGATCAGCAAAACCCGTGGTGGAGAGACCAAGAGGGAGGTACGAGTGGAGGAGAGCACCCAGTTGGGCGGAGGAGGAAGCCCGTTCAGAGATGTTTTTGGAGACTTTCTGGGCAGAGAGAGCCTCAGCAGCTTTGCTGGCATCACTGCCAGACCTGAGG TAGAGAGTGGCTCTCAGGCCATGACGGCTCAGGTGACCAGCCCCAGTGGGAAAACAGTGGATGCTGACATAGTGGATGGAGGGAGCAGCACCTACAGCGTGCGCTTTATCCCCAGTGAAATGGGACCCCACACGGTCAACGTCAAGTATAGAGGCCAACACGTTCCTGGTAGCCCCTTCCAGTTTACTGTGGGGCCCATGGGGGAGGGAGGAGCACACAAGGTCCGTGCAGGAGGACCAGGCCTGGAAAGAGGCGTGGCTGGAGCACCTT CTGAATTTAGTATCTGGACCAGAGAGGCAGGTGCTGGCGGTCTGTCCATCGCTGTCGAGGGCCCCAGCAAGGCTGAAATCTCCTTTGAGGACAGAAAGGATGGTTCCTGCGGTGTCTCCTACATAGTGAAAGAACCAG GTGACTACGAGGTGTCAATCAAGTTCAACAATGAGCAGATCCCTGACAGCCCGTTCATCGTTCCGATTGCTACACTGTCAGACGAGGCCCGCAGGCTCACTCTCACAAGCCTTCAg GAGAAGGACTTGAAGGTAAACCAAGAGGCATCCTTCATGTTGCAGCGCAATGGGGCTCGAGGTGTGGTTGACGCAAAAATCCACACCCCTGCCGGATCTTCTGAGGAATGCTATGTCACTGAGCTTGACAGTG ACAAGAGTACAATCCGCTTCATTCCACGGGAGAATGGAGTTCACTCCATAGATGTCAAGTTCAACGGATGCCACATTCCCGGAAGTCCCTTTAACGTGCGAGTGGGAGACCCAGGGCTGGTTGGAGACCCAGGCATGGTGACAGCGCATGGTCCTGGACTGCAGGGAGGAACCACAG GTGCACCCTCAGAGTTTGTGGTCAACACCTGTAACGCAGGCTCTGCCACACTATCGGTCAACATCGATGGACCATCCAAGGTCAAGATGGACTGTCGGGAGTGTCCTGAAGGCTACAAGATCACCTACACCCCCATGGCACCCGGCAACTATCTCATCACCATTAAATACGGAGGGCCACAGCACATAGTGGGCAGTCCTTTCAAAGCTAAAATCACAG GAGCTCGGCTGTCAGGCGGACACAGCCTCCACGAGACTTCCTCAGTCTTGGTCGAAACAGTTACCAAAACCTCCAAAGTGGGTGGTGCCTACAGTTCCAGCTCCTCCTCTTCCACCACCTCAACAAAACTGACATCTGATGCCAGCATGGTGGTTTGTCGTGGAACAGGGCTGTCCAAGGCTGTGGTCGGACAGAAAAACAATTTTACAGTTGACTGCAGCAAAGCAG GTTCGAACATGCTGATGGTCGGTGTGCATGGACCCCATACTCCTTGTGAGGAGGTGTATGTCAAGCACATGGGCAACAAGCTCTATAACGTCACCTACACCGTCAAGGACAAGGGCAGCTACACCGTCATCGTCAAATGGGGTGACGACAACATCCCCGGGAGCCCTTACAAAGTGGTTGTACCctaa